From the Lolium rigidum isolate FL_2022 chromosome 2, APGP_CSIRO_Lrig_0.1, whole genome shotgun sequence genome, one window contains:
- the LOC124688815 gene encoding NAC domain-containing protein 21/22-like: protein MGLRDIETRLPPGFRFYPSDEELVCHYLHNKVTSRRFAGASPAGTMIDVDLHVHEPWELPDVAKLSTNEWYFFSFRDCKYATGLRKNRATKSGYWKATGKDRVIRNHRSSSSSSRAAIAGMRKTLVFHHGRAPNGTKSSWVMHEFRIENPHSPPKEDWVLCRVIHKNKTDTESAMDSEQEVLRDAAVKGYNYASSSMCHNNPDYHSPPAPFPSLVSHHYELPSSSHDLQCLSIDAFSSMPPLLNYDSILDFSQHLSDGLWAAGSRIDGGDKCDEVLRDLGLKEEHYNYDNLL from the exons ATGGGGCTGAGGGACATCGAGACGAGGCTGCCGCCAGGGTTCCGGTTCTACCCGAGTGACGAGGAGCTGGTGTGCCACTACCTGCACAACAAGGTGACCAGCCGCCGCTTCGCCGGCGCCTCCCCCGCTGGGACCATGATCGATGTGGATCTGCACGTCCACGAGCCATGGGAGCTACCAG ATGTGGCGAAGCTGAGCACGAACGAGTGGTACTTCTTCAGCTTCCGCGACTGCAAGTACGCGACGGGGCTGCGAAAAAACCGGGCCACCAAGTCCGGCTACTGGAAGGCCACCGGAAAGGACCGCGTCATCCGCAATCATAGGTCGTCATCATCGTCCAGCCGCGCCGCCATCGCGGGCATGCGGAAGACACTTGTCTTCCACCATGGCCGAGCCCCCAACGGCACTAAGTCCAGTTGGGTCATGCACGAGTTCCGCATCGAGAACCCCCACTCCCCTCCCAAG GAAGATTGGGTGCTGTGCAGAGTTATCCACAAGAATAAAACAGACACCGAGTCCGCCATGGACAGCGAGCAGGAGGTCCTCCGCGACGCTGCCGTGAAGGGATACAACTACGCCAGCTCCTCCATGTGCCACAATAATCCGGATTACCACTCTCCTCCGGCGCCGTTCCCCTCCCTTGTCAGCCACCATTACGAGCTACCGTCGTCTTCCCACGACCTACAGTGCCTCAGCATCGACGCCTTCTCCAGCATGCCGCCGCTGCTGAACTATGATAGTATCCTAGACTTCAGTCAGCACCTCAGCGACGGCCTATGGGCGGCAGGTTCGAGAATTGATGGCGGGGACAAGTGCGACGAGGTGCTGAGGGACCTAGGGCTGAAGGAGGAGCACTACAACTACGACAACTTGTTGTAG